Proteins encoded within one genomic window of Tigriopus californicus strain San Diego chromosome 12, Tcal_SD_v2.1, whole genome shotgun sequence:
- the LOC131892260 gene encoding uncharacterized protein LOC131892260: MSPKRGGHYCCVVLCHHNQKRDGKLGISFFRFPKNDPQRDLWLKAVRRKNSDGTPWIPNKEARICSAHFYLGKRSDDPDSPSFVPTVLPHKTVKVNEDRIARRKHRESVKIKSKTQTEEAKEPKNIAQEIVATVFSTQDLSVSGGSHASLNTEPVKCFIEGYCQTLKLRHSSGIFNLECETRPNMYDENCLDVATTANVPQHEDQGVQAVKYREIPSRAIGTSTENTHSDNGGMQYFLNLPKSHFQSLTGLSRKMFDFLLYKLGQNLTSSRFIQREMKLFLFLVKMKLNLPYIAMNAMFNVSAQTVSQIFVEVLKVAHDCTKNFIIWYDRKTIYARMPKSIKKDFPNAKVIIDASEVEIERLKSTKACVQTYSSYKSRHTLKFLVGCAPSGEIMFISKGFGGKATDAEITVRSGILNYLEPGDVVLADKGFPLIETKVNSGGGILVMPPFKESRQQFTEEKNESGYKCSSARIHVERCIERMKRFKVLDFIPRNLLEHSDMILVTIAGLCNLFPVLIRDSQGNEMYEAKENGQEAEESFN, encoded by the exons atgtcgcCAAAGCGAGGTGGCCATTACTGTTGTGTGGTTTTGTGCCATCACAATCAAAAAAGAGACGGCAAATTGGGTATTAGCTTCTTCagatttccaaaaaatgatcctCAACGTGATCTATGGCTCAAAGCTGTGAGACGGAAGAATTCTGATGGTACGCCATGGATACCAAACAAAG agGCCAGAATTTGTTCTGCTCATTTTTACCTTGGGAAAAGGAGCGATGATCCTGACAGTCCAAGCTTTGTGCCAACGGTATTGCCTCACAAGACAGTTAAAGTAAATGAAGATCGTATAGCGCGTCGAAAACACCGCGAAAGTGTCAAGATCAAAAGCAAAACGCAAACGGAGGAAGCAAAAGAGCCTAAGAACATCGCACAAGAAATTGTAGCCACTGTGTTTTCAACGCAAGATCTGTCAGTATCCGGAGGTAGCCACGCTTCATTGAATACAGAGCCAGTGAAGTGCTTCATTGAAGGCTATTGTCAGACGTTGAAGCTGAGGCACAGTTCAGGAATTTTCAATCTTGAATGTGAGACTCGGCCGAATATGTACGATGAGAACTGTCTCGATGTTGCCACTACTGCCAATGTTCCGCAGCATGAAGATCAAGGTGTACAAGCTGTAAAGTACAGAGAAATTCCCTCCCGTGCCATCGGTACAAGCACTGAAAACACTCATTCTGATAATGGAGGAATGCAATACTTCTTGAATCTTCCAAAATCACATTTTCAGTCTCTGACTGGtttatcaagaaaaatgttcgACTTTCTTCTGTATAAGCTTGGACAGAATTTGACATCGTCTCGTTTTATCCAACGAGAGATGAAGCTTTTTCTGTTTCTGGTGAAAATGAAGTTAAATCTCCCGTACATAGCAATGAATGCCATGTTCAACGTCTCTGCCCAAACTGTCAGCCAAATCTTCGTTGAAGTCCTTAAAGTTGCACATGACTGCACGAAGAACTTTATAATCTGGTACGACAGAAAAACCATTTATGCAAGAATGCCAAAGTCAATCAAGAAGGACTTTCCTAATGCTAAAGTCATAATTGATGCTTCTGAAGTAGAGATCGAGCGGCTGAAATCTACGAAGGCATGTGTTCAGACATATTCAAGCTATAAAAGTCGGCACACACTTAAGTTCCTGGTTGGATGTGCTCCCTCAGGAGAGATCATGTTTATTTCAAAAGGATTCGGAGGAAAGGCAACTGATGCTGAAATAACAGTTAGAAGCGGTATCCTCAATTATCTGGAACCAGGAGATGTCGTTTTGGCGGATAAG ggCTTTCCTTTGATAGAAACCAAAGTAAATTCGGGTGGTGGCATTTTAGTCATGCCACCGTTTAAGGAAAGTCGGCAACAATtcactgaagaaaaaaacgagtCTGGTTACAAATGCTCATCCGCTCGTATTCACGTGGAAAGATGCATTGAACGAATGAAACGATTTAAGGTTTTAGACTTCATCCCCCGAAACCTTCTGGAGCACAGTGACATGATCCTTGTCACAATTGCTGGGCTGTGCAACCTCTTTCCTGTCTTGATCCGAGATTCCCAGGGCAATGAGATGTACGAAGCCAAGGAAAATGGACAGGAAGCTGAAGAATCATTCAATTAA
- the LOC131892025 gene encoding uncharacterized protein LOC131892025 isoform X2 encodes MANDPGLESLVSKSLITIKAARAPSTRKLYSNYWNLFRSFCRTHDKVYLPATTHTVLAFLQSYAEKSNSASACHFISASITAFHDTQGYPSPCNAKVVKLFLLGIKKTLSKPVIRKTPISHDILVHILNHCLDTDLYSPYPTRPLPLWREAIFELLAFLCMARFDDLARVLTSNITILPDKIVIFFPHRKNDQLKSGHYSYIQITNSHLCPKKIYLTYLVRLSSALGLPYIGPLLPKFIKQGNNHLVTTATATYSSIRSTQFLVLKAIGLDASQFGCHSSRRGSVKTAKAKGHTSSEVSVAGGWSANSVIPDNYDDDHKPRILTSVSNSLSL; translated from the exons ATGGCCAATGATCCCG GGTTAGAGTCCCTCGTTTCCAAAAGCCTTATCACCATCAAAGCAGCTAGGGCACCTTCAACGAGGAAATTGTACTCCAATTACTGGAACTTATTCCGCTCTTTTTGTCGCACGCATGACAAGGTTTATCTACCAGCCACAACACACACGGTTTTAGCCTTCCTCCAGTCCTACGccgaaaaatcaaattcagcATCTGCGTGTCACTTCATATCGGCTTCCATTACCGCATTCCATGATACTCAAGGCTATCCTTCGCCCTGCAACGCCAAAGTTGTGAAGCTCTTCCTACTCGGCATTAAGAAAACTCTTTCCAAACCCGTCATTCGCAAGACTCCTATATCTCATGACATTCTCGTTCATATTCTAAACCATTGTCTCGACACAGACCTTTATTCACCCTACCCCACCAGACCTTTACCCTTGTGGAGGGAAGCTATCTTCGAACTCCTTGCCTTTCTCTGCATGGCTCGCTTTGACGACCTCGCCCGTGTGCTTACTTCTAACATAACTATACTGCCAGATAAAATTGTCATCTTCTTCCCCCATCGTAAAAACGACCAACTCAAATCAGGTCATTACTCTTACATTCAGATCACAAACTCTCACCTATGTCCaaagaaaatttatttgacttACCTTGTCCGGCTTTCTTCCGCACTCGGGCTTCCTTACATTGGTCCTCTCCTACCCAAATTCATTAAACAAGGAAACAACCACTTGGTCACCACAGCAACCGCTACCTATAGTTCTATTCGCTCTACCCAATTCCTTGTCCTCAAGGCCATTGGACTCGACGCTTCCCAATTTGGCTGTCATTCTTCTCGTAGAGGCAGCGTAAAAACTGCTAAAGCCAAGGGCCACACTTCTTCCGAGGTTTCTGTTGCCGGTGGTTGGTCAGCTAATAGTGTAATCCCTGACAATTATGACGATGACCACAAACCCCGAATACTGACTTCGGTCAGCAACTCTCTTTCCCTGTAA
- the LOC131892261 gene encoding uncharacterized protein LOC131892261, translating into MSKFNRPNISIQTGFQAISGLNFRKGIQSSGAEILGNLFDVYELQKDGKSVIKGKILRTTSIRESPYDIDLQLDGNRQVDRARCSCVAGISGQCKHTAALYEFINTETGESKTSEQQTWHRPSEVLLTKYPKGESILEILSNTSLDVTTSVRTEAQANLTQELQMFGLTSSSFYVCLTADREQGLTEYPKAKQKPELEQVVKSLLHNPAKLPEQFLSDINLSIEESRFFNKNVLCDMEKAIELCEASLGQASSPAWHNLRRFRISASRAGPIGGAKQDHTLLKYFFEEKSSNKYMQYGRETEPKARMRYEDQTGNKVLQTGAIISPIYPWLCASPDGIAIDGNGNLVVLEIKCPFTCKTEHISNLSYLKDGQLRRSDKYYAQVQIQLFVANLTKVHFFIYTSVDSKLIEIPRDDEYL; encoded by the exons ATGAGCAAGTTCAACCGTCCAAACATTTCTATCCAAACCGGATTTCAGGCAATATCCGGCTTGAATTTCCGCAAAGGAATTCAGTCTAGCGGTGCAGAAATTCTTGGAAACCTGTTTGACGTTTATGAACTGCAAAAAGACGGAAAAAGTGTGATCAAAGGCAAAATACTTCGGACAACTTCCATTCGTGAAAGCCCGTATGATATTGATTTACAATTGGATGGAAACCGTCAAGTTGATAGGGCGAG ATGTTCGTGTGTGGCTGGGATATCAGGTCAATGCAAACACACAGCAGCGTTGTATGAGTTCATAAACACAGAAACAGGAGAAAGCAAGACTTCAGAGCAACAAACTTGGCATCGTCCATCCGAGGTTCTTTTGACAAAGTATCCCAAAGGCGAATCAATCCTAGAAATTCTCAGCAATACATCACTTG ATGTTACAACCTCAGTTCGTACTGAAGCACAAGCCAATCTAACACAAGAGCTACAAATGTTCGGCCTGACTTCAAGTTCCTTTTACGTTTGCCTTACTGCGGATCGAGAACAAGGGCTTACTGAATATCCGAAGGCCAAGCAAAAGCCGGAATTAGAGCAAGTGGTAAAGTCTCTTCTTCACAATCCTGCCAAGCTTCCGGAACAATTTCTTTCCGATATTAATCTTTCCATTGAAGAATCTCGCTTCTTtaacaaaaatgttctttgtGACATGGAAAAGGCGATCGAACTTTGTGAAGCATCCCTTGGACAGGCATCTTCACCTGCGTGGCACAATTTACGTCGTTTTCGAATATCAGCATCGAGAGCAGGTCCGATAGGAGGAGCAAAGCAAGATCACACCTTGCTGAAGTacttctttgaagaaaaaagtagcAACAAATATATGCAATATGGTCGAGAGACAGAACCTAAGGCCAGAATGAGGTATGAGGATCAAACAGGCAACAAAGTGCTTCAGACGGGTGCCATTATAAGTCCAATCTACCCTTG GTTATGTGCTAGCCCTGACGGTATTGCGATTGATGGAAATGGAAACCTCGTCGTACTAGAGATCAAGTGTCCCTTCACCTGTAAGACTGAGCATATCTCGAATTTAAGTTACCTGAAGGATGGTCAACTTCGGCGAAGTGACAAATATTACGCTCAAGTCCAGATCCAGCTTTTTGTAGCTAATCTAACCAaggttcattttttcatctaCACTAGTGTAGATTCAAAGCTTATAGAAATCCCGAGGGATGATGAATACCTGTAG
- the LOC131892025 gene encoding uncharacterized protein LOC131892025 isoform X1: protein MANDPGIGLLHPTLGCAELGIWDKPISTNPAVTGAIGRSGNLHFWKSILKASPEVLRVVQFGYKLPFKSFPPPCSTSLSNNKSALLDRSFVDEQLFLLESIGCISVSSTPPQIILPLSVVMSNKKRLVVDASRNLNPLLVDKHVKLSHLELANDNLTPNCFMTTSDLESGYHQVPMHPDHRKYLGIQWTRHGKTTYFVWNVLFLRIKTAVHLFTKLLRPHIAFCQSYGIPISIYIDDQRILGDTEIICHMNSNFAAISLLMAGWVIKPGKGIKLPTQYGTFLGIDHDLVNLKYYIPQNKLTSILHLASNLLDQRRVRIKTLAGFYGKISSCRLALGPVCSLLTRSGHNLISSAATASSWDGWVTLTPHVLKEIHHLSTSLSSLNGWPIHVISNVISHRTFSSDASASGIGAAEILCHSSSHNHSGSCVSSMALSRPLTEWERTTSSTFRELLAIKELVIRSAPSWSNNIILLLCDNENVSRILAKGSKVRSLQGLAMSIHLTCRSHFITLQSLWLPRSDPRIAIADHLSRFFDLQDWGLSHLSYLALLEVLPYPPTIDLFASDSNTKCRSFFSKTPSVFSSGVNAFSFDWSQFGFGLCCPPPNLIASSIRHIIFTQATGVLIAPLWPAASFWLLLCPDGIHFSSLFTHIYIGHPTLRSGLQVTSSFLSGHTPFPFGYFIYNGFFFDPPFSVLKSSHCYLLGCNKCLS, encoded by the exons ATGGCCAATGATCCCG GCATCGGCCTTCTCCATCCCACTCTCGGCTGCGCTGAACTTGGAATCTGGGATAAACCTATTTCAACGAATCCTGCAGTAACGGGAGCCATTGGTCGTTCCGGCAATCTCCACTTCTGGAAATCCATACTCAAAGCTTCCCCTGAGGTTTTAAGGGTTGTGCAATTTGGATACAAACTCCCATTCAAATCTTTTCCACCGCCCTGCTCCACCTCTCTCTCAAACAACAAAAGTGCGCTATTAGATCGATCCTTTGTTGATGAACAACTCTTTCTCCTTGAATCTATTGGTTGTATTTCGGTCTCTTCAACTCCCCCACAAATCATTCTTCCTTTATCCGTTGTCATGAGCAACAAAAAGCGTCTTGTCGTTGATGCCTCCCGCAACCTCAATCCCTTACTTGTGGATAAGCATGTTAAATTGTCACACCTTGAACTCGCCAATGACAATTTAACACCCAACTGCTTCATGACTACCTCTGACCTAGAATCCGGTTACCACCAAGTCCCAATGCATCCTGATCACCGGAAGTATTTAGGCATACAATGGACCAGACACGGCAAAACCACATAttttgtctggaatgtccttTTTCTCAGGATAAAAACGGCCGTTCATCTCTTTACTAAGCTCCTTCGCCCTCATATTGCATTCTGTCAGTCTTATGGCATCCCAATATCCATTTACATCGACGACCAAAGAATTTTGGGCGATACGGAGATTATTTGTCACATGAACTCTAATTTTGCGGCCATAAGCCTTTTGATGGCAGGTTGGGTTATCAAACCTGGCAAAGGAATCAAACTCCCCACTCAGTATGGCACATTCCTGGGCATTGATCATGATCTTGTTAATCTGAAGTATTACATTCCTCAAAACAAGCTAACATCCATCTTGCACCTGGCTTCGAATCTTCTCGACCAACGCCGAGTACGAATCAAAACTCTCGCTGGTTTTTATGGAAAAATCTCTTCATGTCGTCTAGCCCTTGGCCCGGTTTGTTCCTTACTTACACGCTCAGGTCACAACTTAATTTCCTCAGCTGCTACCGCTTCTTCTTGGGATGGCTGGGTAACCTTGACTCCCCACGTCCTTAAAGAAATTCACCATCTCAGCACATCTCTGTCTTCTCTTAATGGGTGGCCAATCCATGTCATTTCTAACGTGATCTCTCACCGAACCTTCTCGTCCGACGCTTCTGCTTCTGGCATTGGCGCTGCTGAGATCCTTTGTCACTCTTCCTCTCACAACCACTCTGGCTCGTGTGTCTCCTCCATGGCCCTTTCTCGACCATTAACTGAATGGGAACGTACCACTAGCTCCACCTTTCGCGAACTCCTTGCTATTAAAGAGTTGGTCATTCGTTCAGCTCCTTCTTGGTCAAATAATAtcattcttcttctctgtGACAACGAAAATGTCTCTCGAATTCTTGCTAAGGGTTCTAAGGTGAGGTCTCTGCAGGGCCTGGCAATGTCCATTCACCTTACTTGTCGTTCTCACTTCATTACCCTGCAATCATTGTGGCTTCCTCGTTCAGATCCTCGCATTGCCATTGCGGACCACCTATCCAGATTCTTTGATCTTCAAGATTGGGGTCTATCCCACTTGTCCTACCTTGCACTACTCGAAGTTCTCCCCTATCCACCCACTATTGATCTCTTTGCCAGTGACTCGAACACCAAATGccgttctttcttttcaaaaacccCATCAGTTTTTAGCTCCGGTGTCAacgcattttcttttgattggtCTCAATTCGGCTTCGGTCTCTGCTGCCCGCCACCTAATCTAATAGCATCCTCTATTCGACACATCATTTTTACTCAAGCCACGGGGGTATTGATAGCACCCTTGTGGCCTGCTGCATCTTTCTGGCTCCTTCTCTGTCCCGACGGAAttcacttctcttctcttttcacCCATATTTATATTGGTCATCCGACACTCCGTTCCGGACTCCAGGTCACTAGTTCCTTCTTATCGGGGCATACTCCATTCCCTTTCGGCTATTTTATATATAACGGCTTCTTTTTTGACCCCcccttttctgttttgaaatcATCCCACTGTTATCTTCTTGGTTGCAATAAATGCCTTTCTTAA
- the LOC131892263 gene encoding uncharacterized protein LOC131892263, translated as MMIATTCLLVTLLIVIQEQVGNSHVVTFRQATEWLKSYTPRISVGEIKDRLEIDEGSGIMETMPNEGSGVMETMPNEGECSGVDEEFTISLPNPSGCYIFQTTGFNMEGYPNNTGSFDKYFCDYTIEFGANVSGTVTVKEKDFQFQEPNSDGDCGDLVFILGVNDEQQELNNSDSDDRDPCTNSLIYCGTITGDKIRDFSDDELFIRLAADDTENGNRAEIVICIT; from the exons atGATGATTGCAACGACATGCCTCTTGGTCACTTTGTTAATTGTAATCCAAGAACAAGTTGGTAACTCCCATGTCGTCACATTTCGTCAAGCAACTGAATGGTTAAAGAGTTATACcccaagaa TTTCCGTCGGCGAAATAAAAGATCGTTTGGAAATCGATGAGGGTTCCGGAATAATGGAAACGATGCCAAATGAGGGTTCCGGAGTAATGGAAACGATGCCAAATGAGGGAGAATGTAGTGGAGTAGATGAAGAGTTTACCATTTCCCTGCCGAATCCGAGTGGATGTTATATTTTCCAAACCACTGGATTCAACATGGAGGGATATCCGAATAATACAGGGTCTTTTGATAAATACTTTTGCGATTACACCATTGAG tttgggGCGAATGTAAGTGGAACGGTGAccgttaaagaaaaagatttccagttccaagaaCCGAACAGTGATGGAGATTGCGGTGATCTTGTATTCATTCTTGGTGTCAACGATGAACAGCAAGAATTAAACAATAGTGACTCCGACGACCGAGACCCGTGTACAAATTCCCTAATATATTGTGGCACGATTACAGGAGACAAGATCCGCGATTTCTCTGACGATGAGCTTTTCATTCGATTAGCCGCCGACGACACAGAGAACGGCAACAGAGCCGAGATTGTTATTTGTATTACTTAA